The stretch of DNA CCGTAGCGTTCGCCGCTCCCCTGCGCCTCCGATCACCAGCGGTAGCCGTCGTTGCACCGGTTTCGGTTCCAGATGCGCTCCTGCCAGCCGGAAGTGCTCCCCGGCGATGTCGCTGACCCGCTCGGTGGTCAAGGCACGCACAATGCGGCAGGTCTCGTCGAGCACGTCCATCCGCGTCCCCGCGTTCGGAGCGCCCCACCCGTACTGCTCGTGTGCGAGGTCGGCTCCACCGGCTCCGAGCCCGAGCTCCAGACGCCCGCCGGAAACATGATCCAAGGTGCTCGCGATCGAAGCGACCATCGCGGGGTGGCGATTGTGCGCCGCGAGCACCAGCATCCCGCAACGAACCCGGCTGGTACGGGCGGCGAGCGCGGACAGCAGCGTCGGCCCCTCGAAGCAGGGCCCGCCCGGGCCGCCCAAAGGTGGACGGAAGTGGTCGAACAGTGACACCCAGTCGTAGCCGAGTTCCTCCGCCTCCTGCCACAGCTGCAGAGCCTCCGGAAAGCTGGAGTACTGTTGACCGGAATGAATTCCGAATCGGACCGCATCACCGTGTATTCGCATTCTTCACCCTTCTGCATCGCCACATCCGCCCGCTAGCATGGCGCTCCGTGGAGATCCGTCGGCAGACCGTTGGCATCACGGCAGGGCACGCCGGGCAGCCGCCCACCCAAGTCGACGCGTACACAATGGACACCGGGGCGGACCTCGCGGTGACCGTGTGGACCTACGGCGCGAGCCTGGTGGAGGTCCAGGTCCCGGACCGCGACGGCGTGGTCGACAACGTGGTTCTCCGGCTGCCGGAACTGGCCTCCTACGAGAGCAGGCGGTCGAATCCGTACCTGGGCTCGGTGATGGGACGCTTCTGCCGCGCCGTGCGGGATGGTCGGTTCCGGCTCGACGGAGTGGAGCACGAGCTGGCCACGAACGAAGCGGGCCAGCACATCCACGGTGGGCCGCTGGGTTTCGACCGGTATGTCTGGACCGCCGACGCCGCTCGGGACGGCGACGAACTGCAGCTGCGGTTGCGGCTGGACAGCCCGGACGGAGCGCAGGGCTATCCCGGAGCGGTGACGGCGGAATGCCGCTACCGGGTGTCCGGGGACGGCACCCTCGTCTTCGACTACCGCGCGACGACGACCGCGAGCACCATCGTTTCGCTCACCAACCACGCCTTCTGGAACCTCTCCAGGGCATCCACTGTGGATGATCATGTGCTCGCGGTGCGCGCGGACCGGGCGGTGGTGTTCGACGACGACTTCGTCCCGCAGGCCGGTCCGCCGCCCCCGGTCGCGAACAGCGGGTTGGACCACCGCCGGGCACGACAACTCGGAGGCGCCGCGCTGGACAACTGCTTCGTGCTCGACGACGCCACCGGCCCGGCCGCCGAACTCACGGACCCGGCCACCGGGCGAGTGATGAGCGTGCACACCGACCAACCGACGCTCGGCGTGTACACCGGCGACCACTACGCGGCCCTCCCCCGCGGCGGCATCTGCCTGACGGCCGGTGCGATGCCGGACGCGCCCAACCGGCCCGCCTACCCCTCGGCACGACTGGACCCAGGCGGGCTCTACCGCCAGCGCACCGTCCACCGGTTCGGGGTCTGCTGAGCGGATCCCTGCGTCATCTTCGTTCGCTGGTGACCGTCCAGCGCCAGCACGCTCAAATTGGTGCCGCTGCCCGATCCGGGCCGCCGACAATGCGCCAGCTCGGGATTTGCGCCGGATAGCGAATCACCAACATCTCGCCACTCGAGAGCCCTCCCCAGGCGCAGCAGTTCGACCTAGCACCCCGAACATCGGCGACTGGGCGCACACGGACCGCTGTCCGCATCGCTCCGTCGATGTCCGATGCGAGCTGTACCGCCAACGGTGCACGGTCGAGGATTTCCGACTCGCCGCTCGTACTCCAGCAGCCGAACGGACGGTTTTCCGCAGTATTCCGCTACGTTCAGTGACCCTTCCGGCTGCGCGCAAGAACTCCGCCAGCGCGGGAAGTGCCTCGGCCACTCCGGTCGGAGCCGTGCCGCAAAAGGCACAGTCGCCCTGTCGACACACGGGGAAGCAGTCTGCTCACCCAGCACCAGAACCGGGGAATTCAGCCGACGACCGTACGCCGGTCCCCTTCGACAACGATCGCCTCACCGTCCCGCAACGCGATGAACGGGATGTGGCGGGTGATGAAGTACCGGATCGACCGGTCGATCTCAGCAGACTCCGGATGGTCCGATTCGAAATGCGGGGCGATCGCGTACGGCAGTACACCCAGACCGCCGAAAATCGGCGGTTCCTCCGGGTACTCTGCGGGCACGCAACTCGGATCATCCACATGGCCCTCGACGCCGCGCAGAGTCGGACCGAGCACGCTCGGTCCCGCGCTGTAGCCCGCGTAGACCAACGCGTCCCGGCACAGCAGTTCGGGCACCACTCGTTCCGCACCACTATGCCGGAACGCGCGGCGCAGCACGAAAACGTTGCCGCCCCGCACGTACAGCACGTCCACTTCGCCCAACACCGCACGCAGCTCCCGCTCCGCGCCGAAATAGTGCCGCAGGTCCACCTCGAACGGATCCAGGCCGACATCGTCGAGCTCGTGCAACTCCCGACGCAGCGACGTCGCCCGGTCCACCTCGGACTTGTAGTCGTCCGCGTTGTGGATCAGTGCGGTCCGAGGCCGAGCAGTACCCGACAGCCGCAACAGCTCATCCGGACGATTTCCCACTCGGAACGAAGACAGGTACATCCGCACCCGCCGCAGGGTACCGGTCACTGCCAAGGGCATACCTGCGACCGCCGGACAACCCCAGTCCCGCTCCACTCGTACTTGCCGGGCCACACCAACCGCCGCCAGAGAATCACCACTCGCGCCGCGAACGGCCCAGGCGGTGTCGGTCTACCGTGGCCGACGTACTCGGACGACGGCGACATCAGCGTCCGATGTGGACTTCCATGCCCGGACCCAGCGGCAGGTCGGCGAAGTAGAACACGGCCAGAACCAGCATCCACACCCCCCAGAACGGCACCACGAAGGGGAGCATGCGAGCCAGCAATGTCCCCATTCCCGCCTGCGGCTCGTAGCGGCGCAGCTGAGCGAGAACGACGATCATGTACGGGTTCATCGGCGTAATGATCTGCGTCGCCGAGTCTCCTACGCGAAAGGCGGCCTGCGCCAGTCCGGGTTCGAGGCCGATGAGCGTGAACATCGGCACGAAAACCGCTGCCGTGATCGACCACAACCCCGGCCCAGAAACGATGACCAGGTTCAACAGCGAGACGAGTACCACGAACCCGAACAACGCCAGGTAGCCGTCAAAGCTGAACGCGCGCATCGCATCAGCGCCCGACACCGCGATCCATCCCCCGAGGTTCGTCCAGTTGAACAGGGCGATGAGCTGCCCGAGCATGAACGCCGTGATCAGAAATCCCGACAGCTCGCGGAGCGACGCCGCCATCATTTTCGGCACGTCGGCTGCCCGTGCGATCGTGCCGACTACCGCCCCGTACACGATTCCCGGTACTGCGAAGGTCAGGAACAGCAGCGTGGTGACCGAATCCAACAGCGGCGACTCGGGCAGAAAACCGCCCTCCGCGTTGCGCAGCGGAGAGTTGGGCCAGAGCGCCAACGAGATCATGAGCACCCCGACCAAGGCGAAACTCGCCGCAGCCCTCGTGAGTCCCCTCCGCTCCGGCTTGCCGAGCCCGACGTCATCGAGGGTCGGATCCGCTGTGGCCGCGGTTTCATCTCGCGGAACACCCGCCCGGACGACGCGGGGCTCGATGAGCCGGTCGATCAGCATTCCCGCAACAACGGTGAGGACCAAGGACGACGCGAGGCTGAAGTAGTAGTTGGACACCGGGGTGACGACCGACCCGCCGATCGACATGGACTCGCTCACCTGGTTGGTGATCCCCGCGTACAGGACGTCGATGGTCATCACGACGGGCGCGAGCGCGATACCCGCCCCCACTGCGGCAAAACCACCCAGCAACCCCGCCACCGGATGCCGTCCCGCGGCCTTGAACACCATCATCGCCAACGGCGGAACGATGATGAACGCGGCGTCAGCCATCAAGCTGGCCGAAATTCCCACGAAGCTCACCGCGTACGGCACCGCCCAGCGCGGTGCTCCCCTGAAACCCCACCGCACCAGTGCGGTGAGCAAGCCGCTGCGCTCGGCGAGCCCGACCCCCAGCATGATCGTCAGAACCGTCTCCATCGGCGGAAAGCCGATGAAGTTCGCACCCAGCTTCGTTAACAGGAACTCCACACCGGGACCGCTGAACAAACCACGAAGAGGCTTTGTCTCACCGAACGCCCGCACCTCGACGCCAGCCGCAGCGAGCACAGTGGACACCCCGGCGACCACCAGGTACAACGCTCCGAACAGGAAGAAAGGTTCGGGCAGCCGGTTGGCGATCCGTTCGATCGCAGCGAGCGCGCGGTCGACGACGGACCCGCTCGGAGATGCCGTTCTGCCACTCATCGCCGTATCGATCCCCGTTTCGGCCTTCCGCCGACTTCAGCTTGGTCTCGATGGGCCTGCGGCAACCCGGATGTGCCCCCACAAACCCCGCGCCTGCTGCGCCAACGGCCGCACCAGACCTGCAACTCCGACCACCGCGACGAAAACTGGCTCAACGCCGATCCGATCTGACCGAGAGCCGTGCCGGTCACCGGCAGGTCGGTGGCGGCTCCGATCCACCTTCCCCCTGAAACCGGCCGGTGTTCATGCCAGTGATCCGCTCGGCCGTGTGCGAGGCGGACCCGCCGAAACGCACACCGCCGAGCGGAGGCTGCGAGCGCTTCCGGTAGTCCGCCCAGCAAAAGCGAGTGCTCCGAAAGATACGCCATCGCGACCAACCCTCACCCGAACCACGAGAGCCCCCACCCACGGTGATGCGCACCGAAATCACTGCACGAGCAGTAGCGCGGTGGCGCAGACCCACCCACGCTGCCACCCGTGATCACGACAGATCGAGGCGACTGTACTGCACTGGCCGGACACGCCGAAGGCGAACAGAAAACTCGCTCACCTTCGGGAAAGAGTCATCGTGCGATGGCGACCGACGTCAACCCGCCATAACGCCGACACGAGAGCCGAAGTGCCAGCGCCGCGTACGGTAGTCAAAGACTTGCCTGGTCTGAGTACCAACAGCTCCAACATCGACCGTGCCGCAACGCACGAGGAGTGCGCTGACCCGCTGCGTGAAGAAGCACGCTGGCTCGGTGCCGAACACGGAAACCTTCACCAGTGACCGATCTCCGCCCACTCTTCCGCTGGCAACTTGGCATCGATTCGCGGCGAGCCCGCCCACCCCGCCACTCCGCCCGCACCAGCGGCCCACACTGGCTGCACCAGTGGTCGAACATCGGGGTCTGTGATCGTGTCCGGAGACTGGCGACGTTGCGCGTGCCCTTCCTGCCTCACGTGCCCCTTGGATCGCACGTTTGCGACCAAGAACCACTACGGGAGCCGTTTTTGCCACTCCGCCTTGTGTCCATGCGGACGTACTCTGCTCCGGACCGACCACCGATGATCAATAGCGACGACGTCGCCCTCAGCGCAAAGATTCACGCAGGAACCTGTTTCGCCGGCCAGCGTCTGGCTGCACTTCAGCGCCCAGTGCTCGGTGAGGCCGCGCGGCACCTCGTGAGGAGACGGCGGACCTCTACAAGGCCAACCAGTCGAACGAGCTCGGCGTCGCTTTCGCCCTAGCACTGGCCTGGCGCGTCCTGGCACAGCGCCATCCGGGCCGCGTCGTCTCCATCGTTCCTGCGGACACGGCGTTGCGCGCCGGTTGGGCCTTGACCAGTAGGGAGAAGGGACCACGCCAGAACTACCGATACCGCCCGCGGTTCTTCGCCGAGCTGTGGAAACCGGGAGCGCCTTCGCTGGTGCTTCCGATTGCTCGCAAGGGCAACCACAGCAACGCCGCGCACTCCCACGTTCAACTCGCCTCGACGTCGGCTCACGTGGAGGCAGTGCACATCGACCCCTGGAACGAGACGGTGTCCTGGTCTTCAGCACGCACCGGCTTCGCGCACCCGGACGCCGGTAGCGTGCAGGATGCGGACCACACGCTCCTCGGGATCCCCTTCGCCGGCACCGACCACGTCTTCCGGCTGAACAGGACCGTGTGGAAGCTTTCTCCGGCGTGGCGACCGATCTGTTCGACTGCTCGCTCTCGGACGAGTGGAGCAGCACCGCCGCGAGCTCTATTCACACCGCGCGACCTGGCCAACGACTCCTGGGACCACTCGTGAGGTGGCCCGGTGTCGGTCCACCCGGGCGGAACCGTGCTCGCCATGCGCTTGCTTCCCGGACGTGACGCTTAAGGACTCAAGGCGCTCCGCAAACACCCCGGATGAATAGAACACCGACACCCACCATGACCACGGCGTGCCGGACAGACTCGCCCACGCGCCTGAGCACGGAAGCCCCTCGACCTTTCGCCGTAGCAGGTCATACCGCCTCTCGAGGCTTCTTGGGACTGCCCCGAGTTTGGTTGACATGCGGGTGGTGGTTTTCAGGCTGCGTGTGCGGGGGTGTTGATGGTTTCAAACTCGATCGGGGTGAGGCGGCAGAGTCTGCGTTGTCGGCGGCGTCGGTGATAGGTCCGCTCGATCCAGGTCACGATCGCGATGCGCAGGTCTTTTCGGGTGTGCCAGCGCTGACGGTCGAGGACGTTCTTCTGCAGCAGTGCGAAGAATGACTCCATGGCGGCGTTGTCCCCGCAGGCGCCGACGCGTCCCATCGAGCCGGCCAGCCCGGCATCCCGGAGCGCGGTAACGAACGTGCTCGAGCGGAACTGGCTTCCCCGGTCGCTGTGTACGACTGTGCCGGAAGGTGAACGCAGCGCGATGGCGTGACGCAGTGCGGATACGGCCAGTTCGGCGGTCATCCGCGGGCCCATCGAGTAGCCGACGATCCGGCCGGAATAGCAGTCCTTGATCGCACACAGGTAGAGCTTGCCCTCTTCAGCTTGGATTCCAGCGGTTGTCGCAACGATCGAGGTCATGACGCGTCCAGTAAAGCACTGAGACGTTCCGCTGGTGTGTCCCACCCGAGCGCTGCTCGGGGGCGGGCGTTGAGCTCGTCGGCCACGGATCGTAGTGCGTTCACGTCATGGACGCGTAGGTCGGAACTTCGCGGAAAGTATTGGCGCAGCAGGCCGTTCGTGTTCTCGTTGCTGCCGCGTTGCCACGGGGAGCCCGGATCGCAGAAGTAGACCTCGATGTTCGTGGCTGATGCGAAAGCGCGGTGTTCGGCCATTTCGGCCCCCTGGTCCCAGGTCAAGGTGCCTCGTAAGGCGGCCGGGAGCGGAGACATCGTGGTGATGAGGCTATCCCGAACGGACTCGGCGGTGCGGTCATCACCGAGGTGGGCAAGCATCACGTAGCGACTGGAACGCTCGACCAGGGTCGCGATCGCTGACTTGCCGTTCGCGCCGATGATCAAGTCCCCTTCCCAATGCCCTGGTGAGGTCCTCGTCTCGACAACGCGAGGCCGCATCGTGATCGGTGTTATCGGATCGATGAAGCGGGGGCGTCGCTGATGGGGATCTCGGCGGGGTTTGCGGACAGCGCGTCCCCGGCGCAGGTGGCCGGCGAGGTCGCGTTGCAGCGTGCCGCGGGCATGGACATAGATCGCCTGATAGATCGTCTCAGTGCTGACCTGCATGGACGGAACCATGTCGAAATCTTTGCCCAGCCGTCGGCTGATCTGCTGCGGCGACCACTTCTGCTGCAACCTCGCCTGCACGTAGGTCTGCAACTCGGGGTTGGCGATGAGTTTCGGCTGCCGTGGCCGCAAACGACGCCGCACCGACGCTCGATGCGCCGTATGCGGCAGATACCCACTCGACGATGCCGCGTTTCGCCGCAGTTCGCGACTGACAGTCGAGGGCGCGCGACCGAGTTCGGCCGCGATCTGCCGCATCGAAGCTCCGGACCGGCGAAGATCATGCAAACGTTCGCGCTCCAGCAAACTCAGGTACCGAGGATGAATGACCTTCTCGACGCGATCGAGATCGAGCTGACCACCAAGAACGTTGACCTTGCGTGCCGTCGTCACACCCGCCAGTATCGGATCTTGCTGATACCGCACCACGCG from Saccharopolyspora sp. SCSIO 74807 encodes:
- a CDS encoding LLM class flavin-dependent oxidoreductase, which gives rise to MRIHGDAVRFGIHSGQQYSSFPEALQLWQEAEELGYDWVSLFDHFRPPLGGPGGPCFEGPTLLSALAARTSRVRCGMLVLAAHNRHPAMVASIASTLDHVSGGRLELGLGAGGADLAHEQYGWGAPNAGTRMDVLDETCRIVRALTTERVSDIAGEHFRLAGAHLEPKPVQRRLPLVIGGAGERRTLRIVAEHADVWNSLPPDPAGYEHKLGVLDRHCRAAGRAPEEIRTSITFRAVLGADVAEARRNRDAVLRRLPSGSPDRHEYLCFGTPKDCVRELRRYADLGVRDFLLGVRPPIDWRTVELMATEVAPELR
- a CDS encoding aldose epimerase family protein, producing the protein MEIRRQTVGITAGHAGQPPTQVDAYTMDTGADLAVTVWTYGASLVEVQVPDRDGVVDNVVLRLPELASYESRRSNPYLGSVMGRFCRAVRDGRFRLDGVEHELATNEAGQHIHGGPLGFDRYVWTADAARDGDELQLRLRLDSPDGAQGYPGAVTAECRYRVSGDGTLVFDYRATTTASTIVSLTNHAFWNLSRASTVDDHVLAVRADRAVVFDDDFVPQAGPPPPVANSGLDHRRARQLGGAALDNCFVLDDATGPAAELTDPATGRVMSVHTDQPTLGVYTGDHYAALPRGGICLTAGAMPDAPNRPAYPSARLDPGGLYRQRTVHRFGVC
- a CDS encoding Type 1 glutamine amidotransferase-like domain-containing protein; this encodes MTGTLRRVRMYLSSFRVGNRPDELLRLSGTARPRTALIHNADDYKSEVDRATSLRRELHELDDVGLDPFEVDLRHYFGAERELRAVLGEVDVLYVRGGNVFVLRRAFRHSGAERVVPELLCRDALVYAGYSAGPSVLGPTLRGVEGHVDDPSCVPAEYPEEPPIFGGLGVLPYAIAPHFESDHPESAEIDRSIRYFITRHIPFIALRDGEAIVVEGDRRTVVG
- a CDS encoding AbgT family transporter; this encodes MSGRTASPSGSVVDRALAAIERIANRLPEPFFLFGALYLVVAGVSTVLAAAGVEVRAFGETKPLRGLFSGPGVEFLLTKLGANFIGFPPMETVLTIMLGVGLAERSGLLTALVRWGFRGAPRWAVPYAVSFVGISASLMADAAFIIVPPLAMMVFKAAGRHPVAGLLGGFAAVGAGIALAPVVMTIDVLYAGITNQVSESMSIGGSVVTPVSNYYFSLASSLVLTVVAGMLIDRLIEPRVVRAGVPRDETAATADPTLDDVGLGKPERRGLTRAAASFALVGVLMISLALWPNSPLRNAEGGFLPESPLLDSVTTLLFLTFAVPGIVYGAVVGTIARAADVPKMMAASLRELSGFLITAFMLGQLIALFNWTNLGGWIAVSGADAMRAFSFDGYLALFGFVVLVSLLNLVIVSGPGLWSITAAVFVPMFTLIGLEPGLAQAAFRVGDSATQIITPMNPYMIVVLAQLRRYEPQAGMGTLLARMLPFVVPFWGVWMLVLAVFYFADLPLGPGMEVHIGR
- a CDS encoding IS30 family transposase — translated: MTRAQAAKRVRADKRSAADWDKGITIIHRGRVYPDGRVVRYQQDPILAGVTTARKVNVLGGQLDLDRVEKVIHPRYLSLLERERLHDLRRSGASMRQIAAELGRAPSTVSRELRRNAASSSGYLPHTAHRASVRRRLRPRQPKLIANPELQTYVQARLQQKWSPQQISRRLGKDFDMVPSMQVSTETIYQAIYVHARGTLQRDLAGHLRRGRAVRKPRRDPHQRRPRFIDPITPITMRPRVVETRTSPGHWEGDLIIGANGKSAIATLVERSSRYVMLAHLGDDRTAESVRDSLITTMSPLPAALRGTLTWDQGAEMAEHRAFASATNIEVYFCDPGSPWQRGSNENTNGLLRQYFPRSSDLRVHDVNALRSVADELNARPRAALGWDTPAERLSALLDAS